One Staphylococcus simiae genomic region harbors:
- the dapA gene encoding 4-hydroxy-tetrahydrodipicolinate synthase: protein MTHLFEGVGVALATPFTNNEVNYDDLRQHVSFLLENNVKAIIFNGTTAESPTLTDDEKDHILETVVNLVDGQVPVIAGTGTNDTEKSIKSSVRARQLGADAIMLITPYYNKTNQRGLIQHFETIANAVELPVVLYNVPSRTNMTIDPETVETLSHNPYIVALKDATNDFDYLNEVQQRINQDDFALYSGNDDNVVKYYQQGGNGVISVIANVIPQEFQKLYDAHQNGQNIETSFEPINELLNALAVDVNPIPIKALTSYLGFGNYELRLPLIPLEQAETTVLQQAYDTFKAGEQ, encoded by the coding sequence ATGACACATTTATTCGAGGGCGTTGGTGTAGCATTAGCTACCCCATTCACAAATAATGAAGTGAATTATGATGATTTAAGACAACATGTTTCATTTTTATTAGAGAATAATGTTAAAGCGATAATCTTTAATGGTACAACTGCTGAAAGCCCAACTCTAACTGATGATGAAAAAGACCATATATTAGAAACAGTTGTAAATTTAGTAGATGGACAAGTACCTGTTATAGCTGGAACTGGAACAAATGACACTGAGAAATCTATTAAATCTTCTGTACGTGCACGTCAATTAGGTGCTGATGCAATTATGCTAATCACACCATACTATAATAAAACTAATCAACGTGGTTTAATTCAACATTTTGAAACGATTGCCAATGCAGTAGAATTACCAGTTGTCTTGTACAACGTTCCATCTAGAACGAATATGACAATAGATCCTGAAACGGTAGAAACGTTAAGTCACAATCCTTATATTGTTGCCTTAAAAGATGCAACGAATGACTTTGACTATTTAAATGAAGTACAACAACGTATTAATCAAGATGACTTTGCATTATATAGTGGCAATGATGATAATGTAGTTAAATATTATCAACAAGGTGGAAATGGCGTTATTTCAGTTATTGCAAATGTTATTCCACAAGAATTTCAAAAATTATATGACGCACATCAAAATGGTCAAAATATCGAAACTTCATTTGAACCTATCAATGAACTATTAAATGCGCTAGCAGTGGATGTCAATCCAATTCCAATTAAAGCATTAACTAGCTATCTAGGTTTTGGTAATTATGAATTACGCTTACCTCTGATTCCATTAGAACAAGCAGAAACTACAGTCTTACAACAAGCTTATGATACGTTTAAAGCAGGTGAACAATAA
- a CDS encoding amidohydrolase has protein sequence MNEIEFVTQHRRHLHQHPELSLHEFETTTYIKQFLDDLNITYDCPLETGVIAYLEGNGSHTLAFRADIDALPIFEENDVPYRSQTDNVMHACGHDGHTTALMLFVKRCKDLADNGKLPQNVVFIFQPAEETGGGANRLIKAGAFDKHPIEAVFGIHVNPFADEGGAVIRDEEITASATEYRFYFNGLSSHVADKEQGHSCGEALQHALVQISQIQQFHLNGLKRNIVHIGHFEAGEAINTVPSNGYLEGTIRTYDIDDLTTVKQQMIKIAKSVKLLFNVDCEVKFAEGYPPTMNSPKLRAQVEQALIEADLKVIDKPTPFLFGEDFSFYGQQLAPAYFVFMGTRNKDKGFVTGLHTSHLNFDEHVLIDVANYYENILKNYKEV, from the coding sequence ATGAATGAAATAGAATTTGTAACACAGCACAGACGCCATCTTCACCAACATCCAGAGTTAAGTTTGCATGAATTTGAAACAACAACATATATTAAGCAATTTTTAGATGACCTCAATATTACATATGACTGTCCACTTGAAACAGGTGTGATAGCTTATCTTGAAGGTAATGGATCTCATACTTTAGCTTTTAGAGCTGATATTGATGCCCTTCCTATTTTTGAAGAAAACGACGTACCCTACCGAAGTCAAACAGACAATGTTATGCATGCGTGTGGACATGATGGTCACACAACAGCATTAATGTTGTTCGTAAAACGCTGTAAAGATTTAGCTGATAACGGTAAACTTCCTCAAAATGTGGTGTTTATTTTCCAACCTGCTGAAGAAACTGGCGGTGGTGCTAATCGTCTAATCAAAGCTGGTGCCTTTGATAAACACCCTATTGAAGCTGTCTTCGGTATACACGTTAATCCTTTCGCTGATGAAGGTGGTGCTGTAATTAGGGATGAAGAAATTACTGCAAGCGCCACAGAGTATCGTTTTTATTTTAATGGTTTATCTAGCCATGTTGCAGATAAAGAACAAGGTCATTCATGTGGTGAAGCACTACAACATGCACTCGTACAAATATCTCAAATACAACAATTTCATCTTAATGGCTTAAAGCGTAACATTGTTCATATTGGTCATTTTGAAGCTGGTGAAGCAATTAATACAGTTCCTAGTAATGGTTATTTAGAAGGTACTATTCGCACCTATGATATTGATGATTTAACAACTGTTAAGCAACAAATGATAAAAATAGCTAAAAGTGTTAAATTATTATTTAATGTTGATTGTGAAGTGAAATTTGCTGAAGGTTATCCTCCAACAATGAATAGTCCTAAATTGCGTGCACAAGTTGAACAAGCTTTAATAGAGGCCGATTTAAAGGTTATCGACAAACCAACACCATTTTTATTCGGGGAAGATTTTAGCTTTTATGGCCAACAATTAGCCCCTGCTTACTTTGTTTTTATGGGAACACGTAACAAAGATAAAGGGTTTGTCACAGGTTTGCACACATCTCATTTGAATTTTGATGAACACGTGTTAATTGATGTGGCGAATTACTATGAAAATATTTTGAAAAATTATAAAGAGGTGTAA
- the dapB gene encoding 4-hydroxy-tetrahydrodipicolinate reductase yields MKILLIGYGTMNKRVARLAEDKGHEIVGVITPENNNDLPYKTYQHISEVTDADVAIDFSNPNLLLPLLDEDFTLPLVVATTGEKEQIITKLEQLATRMPVFFSANMSYGVHALTKILEAAVPLLQDFDIELTEAHHNKKVDAPSGTLVKLYDVIESLREQTNPVYDRHEINDKRQPQDIGIHSLRGGTIVGEHEVLFAGTDETIQITHRAQSKDIFANGAIQAAERLINKPNGFYTFDNL; encoded by the coding sequence ATGAAAATTTTATTAATTGGTTATGGAACGATGAATAAACGCGTTGCACGTTTGGCTGAAGACAAAGGTCATGAAATTGTTGGTGTGATTACACCTGAAAATAATAACGACTTACCTTACAAGACTTATCAACATATATCAGAGGTTACTGATGCAGATGTAGCGATTGATTTTTCAAATCCCAATTTATTACTACCATTATTAGATGAAGACTTCACGCTACCTTTAGTTGTCGCAACAACTGGTGAAAAAGAACAGATCATTACTAAGTTAGAACAATTAGCAACACGTATGCCTGTATTTTTCAGTGCAAATATGAGTTATGGTGTTCATGCTTTAACTAAAATATTAGAAGCTGCTGTACCTCTACTACAAGATTTTGATATTGAATTAACTGAAGCACATCATAACAAAAAAGTAGATGCACCTAGTGGCACTTTAGTTAAACTGTATGATGTAATCGAGTCATTACGCGAACAAACAAACCCTGTATATGATAGACATGAAATTAACGACAAACGACAACCACAAGATATTGGTATTCATTCCCTACGTGGAGGTACTATTGTTGGTGAACATGAAGTATTATTTGCAGGTACAGATGAAACAATTCAAATTACTCATCGTGCACAATCAAAAGATATCTTTGCCAATGGCGCAATTCAAGCTGCCGAACGCTTGATTAATAAACCAAACGGATTTTATACATTCGATAATTTATAA
- the dapD gene encoding 2,3,4,5-tetrahydropyridine-2,6-dicarboxylate N-acetyltransferase — translation MVQHLTAEEIIQYISDAKKSTPLKVYVNGQFDHVDFPKTFKVFGSENSKIIFCEADEWKPFYANYKEQFEDVEIEMDRRNSAIPLKDLTNTNARIEPGAFIREQAIIEDGAVVMMGATINIGAVVGEGTMIDMNATLGGRATTGKNVHVGAGAVLAGVIEPPSASPVVIEDNVLIGANAVILEGVRVGEGAIVAAGAIVTQDVPAGAVVAGTPAKVIKQTSEVEDSKREIVSALRKLND, via the coding sequence ATGGTACAACATTTAACAGCGGAAGAGATTATTCAATATATAAGTGATGCTAAAAAATCAACACCTTTAAAAGTTTATGTCAATGGTCAATTTGATCATGTCGACTTCCCTAAGACTTTTAAAGTGTTTGGATCTGAAAATTCAAAAATTATATTCTGTGAAGCGGATGAATGGAAACCGTTTTACGCTAACTACAAAGAACAATTTGAAGATGTAGAAATTGAAATGGATCGTCGTAATTCTGCTATTCCATTAAAAGATTTAACAAATACGAATGCGCGTATTGAACCAGGTGCTTTTATTAGAGAGCAAGCAATTATTGAAGATGGTGCTGTCGTGATGATGGGAGCAACAATTAATATTGGCGCTGTCGTTGGTGAAGGTACGATGATTGATATGAATGCTACGTTAGGAGGTCGTGCTACTACAGGTAAAAATGTACATGTAGGTGCAGGTGCTGTATTAGCAGGTGTTATTGAACCACCAAGTGCATCACCAGTTGTTATTGAAGATAATGTTCTTATCGGTGCCAATGCTGTTATTCTTGAAGGTGTCAGAGTTGGCGAAGGTGCCATCGTTGCTGCTGGTGCTATTGTTACACAAGATGTACCTGCTGGTGCAGTAGTTGCAGGTACACCAGCGAAAGTAATTAAACAAACTTCTGAAGTTGAAGATTCAAAACGTGAAATCGTTTCAGCTTTAAGAAAACTAAATGATTAA
- a CDS encoding type I toxin-antitoxin system Fst family toxin, whose translation MSMVIINVLGTIISGCAIAFFTYWLNEKSKK comes from the coding sequence ATGTCAATGGTAATTATTAACGTTTTAGGCACGATTATTTCAGGTTGTGCCATTGCTTTTTTCACATATTGGCTTAATGAAAAAAGTAAAAAATAG
- the cvfB gene encoding CvfB family protein → MALDKDIVGSIEFLEVTGLQGSTYLLKGPNGEQVKLNQSEINDDDELEVGEEYSFFIYPNRSGELFATQNMPEITKDKYDFAKVLKTDRDGARIDVGLPREVLVPWEDLPKVKSLWPVAGDQILVTLRIDRENQMFGRLASESIVDKMYSPVHDDHLQNEIIEARPYRVLRIGSFLLSNDGHKIFVHESERKAEPRLGELVSVRIIGHNDKGELNGSFLPLAHERLDDDGQVVFDLLVEYDGELPFWDKSSPEAIKEVFNMSKGSFKRAIGHLYKQKMINIETGKITLTKKGWSHVDSEEQ, encoded by the coding sequence ATGGCATTAGATAAAGATATAGTAGGCTCAATTGAGTTTTTAGAAGTCACTGGTTTGCAAGGTTCAACCTATCTATTAAAAGGACCAAATGGCGAACAAGTGAAATTAAATCAATCTGAAATAAATGACGACGATGAATTAGAAGTAGGTGAAGAATATAGTTTCTTCATTTACCCTAACCGTTCAGGTGAATTATTTGCGACACAAAATATGCCTGAGATTACTAAAGATAAATATGATTTTGCTAAAGTATTAAAAACTGATCGTGATGGTGCACGTATTGATGTAGGGTTACCACGTGAAGTATTAGTACCATGGGAAGATTTACCTAAAGTTAAATCATTATGGCCTGTCGCTGGTGATCAAATATTAGTAACACTAAGAATAGATCGTGAAAATCAAATGTTTGGTCGATTAGCGAGTGAATCAATTGTTGATAAAATGTATTCACCAGTACATGATGATCATTTACAAAATGAAATAATAGAAGCTAGACCATATCGTGTATTAAGAATTGGTAGTTTCTTATTAAGTAATGATGGCCATAAAATATTTGTTCATGAATCAGAACGTAAAGCTGAACCTCGTCTAGGTGAACTGGTATCTGTTCGTATTATAGGACATAATGACAAAGGTGAATTAAATGGTTCATTCTTGCCATTAGCACATGAACGTTTAGACGATGATGGTCAGGTAGTTTTTGATTTATTAGTAGAATATGATGGTGAATTACCATTTTGGGATAAATCGAGTCCTGAAGCCATTAAAGAAGTCTTTAACATGAGTAAAGGCTCATTTAAACGAGCAATTGGTCATCTTTATAAACAGAAAATGATTAATATTGAAACTGGTAAAATCACTTTAACTAAAAAAGGTTGGAGTCACGTAGACTCTGAAGAACAATAA
- a CDS encoding ABC-F family ATP-binding cassette domain-containing protein produces the protein MLQVTDVSLRFGDRKLFEDVNIKFTEGNCYGLIGANGAGKSTFLKILSGELDSQTGHVSLGKDERLAVLKQDHFAYEDERVLDVVIKGHERLYQVMKEKDEIYMKPDFSDEDGIRAAELEGEFAEMNGWNAEADAANLLSGLGIDPSLHDKKMSELENNQKIKVLLAQSLFGDPDVLLLDEPTNGLDIPAISWLEDFLINFDNTVIVVSHDRHFLNNVCTHIADLDFGKIKVYVGNYDFWYQSSQLAQKMAQEQNKKKEEKMKELQDFIARFSANASKSKQATSRKKQLEKIELDDIQPSSRRYPYVKFTPEREIGNDLLTVQNLSKTIDGEKVLDNISFTMNPNDKAILVGDSEIAKTTLLKILAGEMEPDEGSYKWGVTTSLSYFPKDNSEFFEGVDMNLVDWLRQYAPEDEQTETFLRGFLGRMLFSGEEVKKKASVLSGGEKVRCMLSKMMLSSANVLLLDEPTNHLDLESITAVNDGLKSFKGSIIFTSYDFEFINTIANRVIDLNKPGSVSKEVPYEEYLQEIGVLK, from the coding sequence ATGTTACAAGTAACTGATGTTAGTTTACGCTTTGGTGATCGTAAACTGTTTGAAGATGTAAATATTAAATTTACAGAAGGTAATTGTTATGGATTAATTGGTGCTAATGGTGCAGGTAAATCTACATTTTTAAAAATCCTATCTGGAGAATTAGATTCACAAACTGGCCACGTATCACTTGGTAAAGATGAACGTTTAGCTGTTTTAAAACAGGATCATTTCGCATATGAAGATGAACGTGTATTAGATGTCGTGATTAAAGGCCATGAACGATTATACCAAGTCATGAAAGAAAAAGATGAAATTTATATGAAACCTGATTTCAGTGATGAGGATGGTATTCGTGCTGCTGAACTTGAAGGCGAATTTGCTGAAATGAACGGATGGAATGCTGAAGCTGATGCAGCCAACCTACTTTCAGGTCTTGGTATCGATCCATCATTACATGATAAAAAAATGTCTGAATTAGAAAACAACCAAAAAATTAAAGTTCTTTTAGCACAAAGTTTATTTGGCGATCCAGACGTATTACTACTTGATGAACCGACAAACGGTTTGGATATTCCTGCAATAAGTTGGTTAGAAGACTTCTTAATTAATTTTGATAATACAGTTATTGTTGTATCCCATGACCGTCACTTTTTAAACAATGTATGTACACATATTGCTGACCTTGATTTTGGTAAAATCAAAGTATACGTGGGTAACTATGATTTCTGGTATCAATCAAGTCAATTAGCACAAAAAATGGCTCAAGAACAAAATAAGAAAAAAGAAGAGAAAATGAAAGAGTTACAAGACTTTATCGCTCGTTTCTCTGCCAATGCTTCTAAATCTAAACAAGCAACAAGCCGTAAAAAACAATTAGAAAAAATAGAATTAGATGATATTCAGCCATCTTCTAGAAGATATCCGTACGTTAAATTTACACCTGAGCGTGAAATTGGTAATGATTTATTAACTGTACAAAATTTATCTAAAACAATTGACGGTGAAAAAGTTTTAGATAATATTTCATTTACTATGAATCCAAATGATAAAGCTATTTTGGTTGGAGACAGTGAAATCGCTAAAACAACTTTACTCAAAATTTTAGCTGGAGAAATGGAACCCGATGAAGGATCATATAAATGGGGTGTAACAACATCATTAAGTTACTTCCCTAAAGACAACTCTGAATTCTTTGAAGGTGTCGATATGAACTTAGTTGATTGGTTAAGACAATATGCGCCTGAAGATGAACAAACTGAAACTTTCTTACGCGGTTTCTTAGGACGTATGCTATTTAGTGGCGAAGAAGTTAAGAAAAAAGCAAGTGTCTTATCTGGTGGAGAAAAAGTTCGTTGTATGTTAAGTAAAATGATGCTTTCTAGTGCCAATGTTTTACTTTTAGATGAACCAACAAATCACTTAGATTTAGAAAGTATTACAGCTGTTAATGATGGCTTAAAATCTTTCAAAGGATCAATTATATTTACTTCATATGACTTTGAATTTATTAATACAATAGCTAATAGAGTCATTGATTTAAATAAACCAGGTAGTGTATCTAAAGAAGTTCCATATGAAGAATACTTACAAGAAATTGGCGTTTTAAAATAA
- a CDS encoding aspartate kinase — translation MSRSVLKFGGSSVSDFTKIKNIAEMLKTRVENNEQLIVVVSAMGKTTDLLMENVSTLTSTPKDQELALLLSTGEQQTVSYLSMVLNDIGVGAKAMTGYQAGIKTVGHHLKSKIAEINPQTFDNAFEQYDVLVVAGFQGINDDFELTTLGRGGSDTTAVAIAVSNDIPCEIYTDVDGVYATDPRILPKAKRLSYVSYEEMMEMSALGAGVLETRSVELAKNYNIPLYLGRTLSNVKGTWIMSNKELLEKKAVTGVALDKHMMHVTITYPLPDNRLLTQLFTELEQGSVNVDMISQIVNHDGLQLSFTIKDNDVYQISTIFENLRHQFEALDYKINEHYVKISLIGSGMRDMSGVASKAFMTLINNNIAFYQTTTSEISISYVIDSENGEIAVEKLYDAFDI, via the coding sequence GTGTCAAGAAGTGTTTTAAAATTTGGCGGATCTTCCGTCAGTGATTTTACCAAAATAAAAAATATAGCTGAAATGCTAAAAACACGTGTTGAAAATAATGAACAGCTCATAGTTGTAGTTAGTGCAATGGGAAAAACAACAGACCTGTTAATGGAAAATGTTTCAACATTAACATCTACTCCAAAAGATCAAGAATTAGCACTACTTTTATCTACTGGTGAACAACAAACTGTATCCTATTTATCAATGGTCTTAAATGACATTGGTGTAGGAGCTAAAGCTATGACTGGATATCAAGCTGGTATTAAAACAGTTGGACATCATCTTAAAAGTAAAATTGCTGAAATTAATCCTCAAACATTTGACAATGCATTTGAACAATACGATGTTTTAGTTGTAGCTGGATTTCAAGGTATTAATGATGATTTCGAACTTACAACACTTGGCCGTGGAGGTTCAGATACGACCGCAGTTGCCATTGCAGTAAGTAACGATATCCCTTGTGAAATTTATACCGACGTCGATGGTGTATATGCTACAGATCCTAGAATTTTACCTAAGGCTAAACGCTTATCTTATGTATCATACGAAGAAATGATGGAAATGAGTGCCCTTGGTGCAGGTGTTCTAGAAACTCGTAGTGTGGAATTAGCGAAAAATTACAATATCCCCCTTTATTTAGGAAGAACTTTATCAAATGTGAAAGGAACTTGGATTATGTCAAACAAAGAATTATTAGAAAAGAAAGCAGTAACCGGTGTAGCGTTAGACAAACATATGATGCATGTAACGATTACTTATCCACTGCCAGATAATCGTTTATTAACTCAATTATTTACAGAACTTGAGCAAGGCTCTGTTAATGTCGATATGATTTCTCAAATCGTTAATCATGATGGGTTACAACTTTCATTTACGATAAAAGACAATGATGTATATCAAATTTCTACTATTTTTGAAAATCTGAGACATCAATTTGAAGCATTAGACTATAAAATAAACGAGCATTACGTCAAAATTTCATTAATTGGTTCTGGCATGAGAGATATGTCAGGTGTTGCGTCAAAAGCGTTTATGACTTTAATAAACAATAATATCGCATTTTATCAAACTACAACATCAGAAATTAGTATTTCTTACGTTATTGATTCTGAAAATGGAGAAATAGCTGTAGAAAAACTTTATGACGCATTTGATATTTAA
- a CDS encoding aspartate-semialdehyde dehydrogenase: MTKLAVVGATGLVGTKMLETLDRKNIPFDELVLFSSPRSAGKEVSFQGKTYVVQELNEDRAQEHFDYVLMSAGGGTSEHFAPLFEQAGAIVIDNSSQWRMTEDVDLIVPEVNEPTFSRGIIANPNCSTIQSVVPLKVLQEAYGLTRVAYTTYQAVSGSGIKGKRDLTEGANGKEPEAYPHPIYNNVLPHIDVFLDNGYTKEEQKMIDETRKILKQPDLKVTATCARVPVQDSHSVEMDVTLAKETTAEDIKALFDKDSRVVLVDNPANNEYPMAINSTNKDEVFVGRIRRDDSLDNTFHVWCTSDNLLKGAALNAVQVLEQVMSLKGEK; this comes from the coding sequence ATGACAAAATTAGCTGTAGTTGGAGCAACTGGATTAGTAGGAACTAAAATGTTAGAAACTTTAGATCGTAAAAATATTCCATTTGATGAGTTAGTATTATTTTCATCACCACGTTCAGCTGGTAAAGAAGTTTCTTTTCAAGGTAAAACGTATGTTGTTCAAGAATTAAATGAAGATCGTGCACAAGAACATTTTGATTATGTCTTAATGAGTGCCGGTGGTGGTACAAGTGAACATTTTGCTCCCCTTTTTGAACAAGCCGGTGCTATTGTAATTGATAATTCTAGTCAATGGCGTATGACTGAAGATGTAGATTTAATTGTACCAGAAGTGAATGAACCAACATTTAGTAGAGGTATTATTGCTAACCCTAACTGTTCTACTATTCAATCTGTTGTACCATTAAAAGTATTACAAGAAGCTTATGGCTTAACTCGAGTAGCTTATACTACTTATCAAGCTGTATCTGGATCTGGAATTAAAGGTAAGAGAGATTTAACTGAAGGTGCCAATGGTAAAGAACCTGAAGCATATCCACATCCAATTTATAATAATGTATTACCACATATTGATGTATTTCTTGACAATGGTTATACCAAAGAAGAACAAAAAATGATCGATGAAACACGTAAAATTTTAAAACAACCTGACTTAAAAGTAACTGCAACATGTGCGCGTGTACCTGTGCAAGATAGCCATAGTGTTGAAATGGATGTTACGCTTGCCAAAGAAACAACTGCCGAAGATATTAAAGCATTGTTTGATAAAGATAGTCGTGTAGTATTAGTCGATAATCCTGCTAATAATGAATATCCTATGGCAATAAATTCTACTAATAAAGACGAAGTATTTGTAGGACGTATTCGTCGTGATGATTCATTAGATAATACCTTCCATGTTTGGTGTACATCAGATAATTTATTAAAAGGTGCTGCATTAAATGCAGTACAAGTACTAGAGCAAGTAATGAGTCTAAAAGGAGAGAAATAA